Sequence from the Streptomyces peucetius genome:
GACCTCCTCGCCGAATTCCTGGAGCGGCTCGATCTGCGGGACGTCACCCTCGTCCAGAACGACGCGGGTACGGCCCAGCTGCTCGTCGGAGCACGGGACGAGCGGGTCCACCGGCTCGTCCTCACCTCGTGCGAGGCCCTGGAGAACTACCCGCCCGGCGTGCAGGGCCGGACCCTGCAGGCCCTGAGCCGGGTCCCGGGCGGCATCTTCCTGCTGCTGCAGTCCTTCCGGGTCCCCTTCCTGGTCCGGCTGCCGAACTCGCTCGGCGGCATGGCGAAACACCCGATCCCCTACGAGCTGGTCCGCCGCTGGTACGGACCGCTGTTCACGGACAGGCGGATCCTGCGGGACTTCGCCACGTTCCTCCGCAGCACCCGCAAGGACACCTATCTCCGGGCGGCGGAGCGGCTGCGGGAGTTCCGCGGCCCGGCGCTCGTCGCGTGGGGCGCGGAGGACCGCATGATGCCGCACAGCACCGGCCGGCTCGCCGCCCTGCTGCCCCGGGGTGAGTACGTCGAGATCCCCGACGCCCGCACTCTCGTACCGCTCGACAACCCCGGCGCGCTCTGCGCCGAACTGCGCCGCTTCATCAAGGAGTCACCCGACTCACGCCGGCCGGACGCGGCCGGCTGACACAGTGGCTGCGTGATCCCGCGTACCCGTCGTGGAAAGGACGCATCCGTGATGCGAGCAACGCCGCTGTTCACCGGACTCGACACACAGCTTCCCGCACTGAGGGACCTCTACCAGGACCTGCACGCCCATCCGGAACTGGCGTTCCAGGAGGTCCGTACGGCGGGTGTCGTGGCGAAGCTGCTGCGGGCACAGGGCTGGGAGGTCACCGAGCGCGTGGGCGGTACGGGCGTGGTCGGCGTGCTCGGATCCCAGGCAGGCCCCGTCGTCCTGCTGCGGGCGGACATGGACGGACTGCCCGTGCTGGAGGCGACCGGGCTGCCCTACGCCTCCACGCGCACCGGGGTCGACGCCGACGGCGCCGAAGTGCCCGTCATGCACGCCTGCGGGCACGACATGCACGTCACCTGCCTGCTCGGTGCGACGGCCCTGCTCGCCGTCCACCGGGAGGCGTGGCGGGGCACCGTGGTCGCCGTCTTCCAGCCGGCCGAGGAGGTCAGCGGGGCGCAGGCCATGATCGACGACGGGTTCGCCGAGCGTTTTCCGCGCCCCGATGTGTGCCTGGCCCAGCATGTGGGCCCCCTCCCGGCCGGCGTCGCCGCCACCCGGCCCGGCGCCGTGATGAGCGCCTCCGACAGCTTCGACGTCCGGCTCTTCGGCCGGGGCGGTCACGGGTCCGCGCCGGAGAACACCGTCGACCCGGTGGTGATGGCGGCCGCGGTCGTCATGCGGCTGCAGACCGTGGTGTCCCGCGAGGTGGGGGCGAACCAGGCCGCCGTCGTCACCGTGGGGTCCCTGCACAGCGGCACCAAGGAGAACATCATCCCGGACACGGCGGAGATGAAGCTCAACATCCGCAGTTCCGACCCGGCCGTGCGCACCAAGGTGCTCGCCGCGGTCGAGCGGATCGTACGGGCGGAGGCGCTCGCGGCGGGTGCGCCGAAGGAACCGGAGATAACCCCGCTCAACAGCTTTCCGCTCACGATGAACGACGCCGACGCGACGGCCACCGCGACGGCGGGACTCGAGGCGGTGCTGGGCGAGGGGCAGGTGTGGACACTGCCGCAGCCCGTCACCGGCAGCGAGGACTTCGGTGCCTTCGGGGCGTCGATGGGAGTGCCCTCCGTCTTCTGGCACTTCGGCGGCGCCGACCCGGCCCTGTTCCCGGACCCTTCGCCGGCGGCGCTGATGGGTGGCGGTCTGCCCCCGGGGGTGGCGTACAACCACTCGCCGCAGTACGCCCCTCTCCAGGACCCGACCATCGAACTGGGCGTGCGGGCGCTCCTCGGCGCGGCGGGGCAGTGGCTCGTGCGCGGCGGGGGCGACGCGGGGTAGCCGTCTGCCAGCCTTGGCCGTTCGCCGGGCGGCGGCCCAGGAGACCGCGCGCCCGGCGTAGGGGCGGGGGCCGGGCGTACGGGCGGGCCGCGAGGCGCGGGGCGGCGGTGTCCACGACCCTTGACGGTCGGCCCGCAGCCTCACATACTGGCGGCCAAATCGATTTGGCCAAATCGATTTGGCTCTCCGTCCAGGGCCGGATCGCGGCTGAAACATCCGAGCGTGCCGTACGCCCGAACGGAGCCCGAACGTGTCCAGTCCCCGTCAGACCTGGCCCGGAGCCGGTCAACCACCCACGCCCGACGGAGCAGAGTCCGCGCGCCCTGCCGAGGATTCCGTAGCCGTCGCGCGCCCCGCCGAGGAGCCCCGAACGACCGCCCCCGACGTCCACCCCGTCGACGAGTCGCGCCCGCTCGGGCGGATCCTGCTCTTTGGCATTCAGCACGTCCTCGTCATGGCCGCCACCCCCATCTCGGCGATCTTCCTGATGAGCGCCACGCTCCGGCTCGACGCCTCGCTGACCGTCGACTTGCTCTCCGCGGCCTTCGTGCTCTCCGGTGTCGGGTCACTGATCCAGTCGCTCGGGCCCTGGAAGTTCGGCCCGCGGCTGCCCTTCGTGATGCTGCCGGGCGGGGCGCCGCTCATCCTGTTCATCGCGGTCGCCGAGCAGCACGGCCTGCGCACCGCCACCGGCGCGGTCATCCTGACGGCGGCCTTCTACTTCGTCGTGCTGCCCGTCTTCTCCCGGCTGCTCGCGTTCTTCCCCGCCCTCGTCATCGGCACGATGATCGTCATCGTCGGCGTCAATCTGGTGAAGGTCGGCGCGGTCCTGGTCACCGGGCGCCCCGGCGAGCCCGGTTTCGCCGACCCGGTGAACCTTGGCCTCGGCATGGCGACCATCGGATTCACCGTCGTGTTCTACCTGCTCTTCACCGGCGTCCTGCGGCAACTCGCCGTGATGCTGGGACTGCTGGCCGGAACCGCTGCCGCCGCCGTGGCCGGCGCGATCGACGTCGGCGGCGGCGCCGGCGGCGGACTGGTTCAGCTGCCGCAGCTGATGCCCTTCGGCTCGCCCGAGTTCAACCTTGTCGCCGCGCTGCCGCTGATGCTCTACAGCCTCGCCTCCATGGCGGAGGCCACCGGGCAGACCGTCATCAACGCCGAGGCCGTCGGCAAGGACATCGACAAGCGGACCGACGTACCGAAGACCGTCAGAGGCGACGCGCTCACCTCGCTGTTCGGCGGGTTCTTCGGCCTGCCGCTCATGGTCACCAGCGGTGAGAACATCGGCATCGTCCGCGTCACCGGCGTCCGCAGCCGCTACGTCACCGCCGCGGCCGGCGTCGTCCTCATCGCCATCGGGTTCCTCGCGCCCGTGACCAGCGCGATCAGCGTCATCCCGTCCGCGGTCGTCGGCGGAACCGCCATGGTCGTCTTCGCCGTCATCACGGTGCTCGGCATCCAGATGCTCGGCCGCTCCGACCTCGACAAGCACACCAGCACCTTCATCTGCGCCGTCGCTCTCGCGCTCGGGCTGCTGCCCATCCTCGTCCCCGGGGTGTACGGCGGCTTCCCGCCGAACGTGCGGATCCTCCTCGAAAGCGGCGTCGCCGTAGGCGCGTTCGTCGCCGCCGTCCTCAACGTCCTCTTCCACCACGTCAGGCCCGGCGTCGCCGCGCGCCTGAGCACCGCACGCACGGAAAGCGACCGATGAACCAGCCCGATCACGACCTCCTCGCCGCCCCCGGCCCGCTCTTCCTCATACCCCACGCCGTCCTGCTCCCCGAAGGCCCTGCCGAGGGCTGCGCGGTCGTGGTCGACGACGGCCGTTTCGAGGCGGTCGGACCCGCGGACGAGCTCGAGTGCAGATATCCGCAGCTCCGCGCCGTACGGATGCCCGGCCGACTGCTGATGCCCGGCTTCGTCGACGCCCACCACCACCTCACGCAGAGCTTCGGTTCCGCGCTGGCCTTCGGGGAGCCCTCGGAGATCTTCCGCCGGGTCTGGGTGCCGCTGGAGGGCGCACTGGACGAGGAATCGGCCTACACGGCAGCCAAGTTGGCGGCACTCGAGGCACTGCGCGGCGGGTTTACCACCGTCGCCGACGCCGGCACCCGCGCCGGCGTCGATGTGGACGTGGTCGCCTCCGCCGCGCGCGACGCCGGGATCCGCTGTGTCCTCGGGCTCGTCTGCAGCGACGCGGAGGGCGCAGAGGACGCCGGCCCCGGCGTCCTCGAGAGGGCAGAAAAGCACCTCGTGCGCTACGCCGGCGACCCGCTCGTCCACCCCTCCCTCGCCGTCTCCGTCCCGGAGGCGGCCACCGACCGCACCCTGCACGTCACCGCCCGACTGGCGGCGGAAGCCGGGGCCGTCGTCCAGATCCACGTCAACGAGCACCTCGCCGGAGTGGAGCGCTCGCTCGTACGGAACGGGCTGCGCCCCCTCGAACACCTCCACCGTATCGGCGCGCTCGGCCCCCAACTGCTGGCCGCGCACGCCACCCTCCTCACGCCGCGCGAGCTCACCCTCCTCGCCGACACCGGGACCGCGGTCAGC
This genomic interval carries:
- a CDS encoding amidohydrolase family protein yields the protein MNQPDHDLLAAPGPLFLIPHAVLLPEGPAEGCAVVVDDGRFEAVGPADELECRYPQLRAVRMPGRLLMPGFVDAHHHLTQSFGSALAFGEPSEIFRRVWVPLEGALDEESAYTAAKLAALEALRGGFTTVADAGTRAGVDVDVVASAARDAGIRCVLGLVCSDAEGAEDAGPGVLERAEKHLVRYAGDPLVHPSLAVSVPEAATDRTLHVTARLAAEAGAVVQIHVNEHLAGVERSLVRNGLRPLEHLHRIGALGPQLLAAHATLLTPRELTLLADTGTAVSYNPVASAWKGNAVAPATAMAERGIRFGLGTDGTRGDGFRLAEAAEFAQRLAYGLVTGDSSCGAGWTWLEHATRGGADAVGLGARTGTVAEGLAADFLLVDVETPELALSWDLPWELVRRGNRDQITAVFVAGRLRMWRGLPADWDGPALVRRAAELARATVAKAPITRVHPTSTAARGLSRSREPGRPGVPNRSPDGSTVARESSAQDRSPAQ
- a CDS encoding uracil-xanthine permease family protein, producing the protein MLLFGIQHVLVMAATPISAIFLMSATLRLDASLTVDLLSAAFVLSGVGSLIQSLGPWKFGPRLPFVMLPGGAPLILFIAVAEQHGLRTATGAVILTAAFYFVVLPVFSRLLAFFPALVIGTMIVIVGVNLVKVGAVLVTGRPGEPGFADPVNLGLGMATIGFTVVFYLLFTGVLRQLAVMLGLLAGTAAAAVAGAIDVGGGAGGGLVQLPQLMPFGSPEFNLVAALPLMLYSLASMAEATGQTVINAEAVGKDIDKRTDVPKTVRGDALTSLFGGFFGLPLMVTSGENIGIVRVTGVRSRYVTAAAGVVLIAIGFLAPVTSAISVIPSAVVGGTAMVVFAVITVLGIQMLGRSDLDKHTSTFICAVALALGLLPILVPGVYGGFPPNVRILLESGVAVGAFVAAVLNVLFHHVRPGVAARLSTARTESDR
- a CDS encoding amidohydrolase, which encodes MRATPLFTGLDTQLPALRDLYQDLHAHPELAFQEVRTAGVVAKLLRAQGWEVTERVGGTGVVGVLGSQAGPVVLLRADMDGLPVLEATGLPYASTRTGVDADGAEVPVMHACGHDMHVTCLLGATALLAVHREAWRGTVVAVFQPAEEVSGAQAMIDDGFAERFPRPDVCLAQHVGPLPAGVAATRPGAVMSASDSFDVRLFGRGGHGSAPENTVDPVVMAAAVVMRLQTVVSREVGANQAAVVTVGSLHSGTKENIIPDTAEMKLNIRSSDPAVRTKVLAAVERIVRAEALAAGAPKEPEITPLNSFPLTMNDADATATATAGLEAVLGEGQVWTLPQPVTGSEDFGAFGASMGVPSVFWHFGGADPALFPDPSPAALMGGGLPPGVAYNHSPQYAPLQDPTIELGVRALLGAAGQWLVRGGGDAG
- a CDS encoding alpha/beta fold hydrolase; the encoded protein is MPGIELSVGTVAYTDTGGDGEVVVLLHGLAFDESVWERVTDGLRADFRVVVPVLPMGSHRRPMRAGADLSAQGVADLLAEFLERLDLRDVTLVQNDAGTAQLLVGARDERVHRLVLTSCEALENYPPGVQGRTLQALSRVPGGIFLLLQSFRVPFLVRLPNSLGGMAKHPIPYELVRRWYGPLFTDRRILRDFATFLRSTRKDTYLRAAERLREFRGPALVAWGAEDRMMPHSTGRLAALLPRGEYVEIPDARTLVPLDNPGALCAELRRFIKESPDSRRPDAAG